In one window of Arctopsyche grandis isolate Sample6627 chromosome 6, ASM5162203v2, whole genome shotgun sequence DNA:
- the LOC143913356 gene encoding microtubule-associated protein Jupiter-like isoform X2: MRTARAPSSQVPNAPRGCIGEIFGGEGSANGNGKGNGNGSQDTPSRPRDTHSRLFGPVNRPPTAVRDTLKSNISFGEESARLSSTNGHSNGHANGHSNGHVNGQSNGHSVAPKEGNPLSGEGYKSMNGEINTVTALNGNGSSPINHNRVPPGGFSSGLW, from the exons AGTGCCAAATGCACCACGCGGCTGCATCGGTGAGATCTTCGGAGGGGAAGGCTCTGCCAATGGCAACGGAAAGGGCAACGGCAACGGATCCCAGGATACACCCAGCCGACCCAGAGATACCCACTCTCGCTTGTTCGGCCCGGTGAACCGACCGCCGACGGCCGTCAGGGACACTCTCAAGAGCAACATCAGCTTCGGTGAGGAGTCAGCTCGTTTGtcttccaccaatggacactctaATGGCCACGCCAACGGTCATTCCAACGGCCACGTCAACGGACAATCAAACGGACACAGCGTTGCACCAAAAG AAGGAAATCCATTGTCCGGCGAAGGCTACAAGTCCATGAACGGGGAAATCAATACTGTCACTGCTCTTAACGGAAACGGATCATCTCCTATCAATCATAACCGCGTACCTCCAGGTGGATTCTCTTCCGGATTGTGGTAA
- the Dtd gene encoding D-aminoacyl-tRNA deacylase, with protein sequence MKAIIQRVTKASVTVGDELVNSIGQGLCILIGICREDTKEDYKYIARKILGLKLFDANDGKRWGNNIVEKQLEILCISQFTLYGVLKKNKPDFHNAMSADQSQALYQEFLTELGTNYNKDKIKDGVFGAYMQVHIQNDGPVTIELESPKKHNVVQEKST encoded by the exons ATGAAAGCAATTATTCAAAGAGTAACTAAAGCCAGTGTTACgg ttggcgATGAATTAGTGAATAGCATAGGTCAGGGATTATGTATTCTCATTGGAATATGTAGAGAAGACACTAAAGaagattataaatatat agcTAGAAAAATACTTGGCTTGAAATTATTCGATGCCAACGATGGAAAAAGGTGGGGCAACAATATAGTCGAAAAACAACTAGAAATTTTGTGCATAAGTCAATTTACTTTATATGGCgtattgaagaaaaataaacCAGACTTTCACAATGCAATGTCAGCTGACCAATCCCAAGCACTCTATCAAGAATTCTTAACAGAACTAGGAACAAATTATaacaaggataaaataaaaG ATGGTGTTTTCGGAGCATATATGCAAGTACACATTCAGAATGATGGGCCTGTGACTATTGAATTAGAATCACCTAAAAAACATAATGTCGTCCAAGAAAAATCAACATAA